The following DNA comes from Leifsonia sp. 1010.
TGGTGCTGGGGGTGGCTCCCGCCGAGAACCGGTCGGGAGAGAACAGGCTGAGGTCGAGGTCGGTCTCGCCGGTCAGCGCCAGCTGGGCGGCGACATCCCCGTTGGCGGCCGACATCTTGAAGCCGCGTCCCGAGCAGGCCGACAGGACGACGAGGCGCGGGTGGTCGGCGGGGATGCCGATGGTGAACTCCTCGTCCGGCGTCATCGTGATCATGCAGCCGCCCGAGTAGGCGGGAACGGGCTCGAGGTCGGGCAGGGTCTCGGCGACGAAGCGGCGGACCCGGGCGAGCTCCCAGTCCTCGACCTCCTTCTTGTTCGCCGAGGGATCGACGATCTCGTAGCCCTCGGTGAAGTCCAGGCCGATCTTCACGCCGTATTCGTCGAACTCGGGGAGGCCCCAACCGGTCTCGCCGATCGCCTCGTGCGTGAAAGCGGGGAACGTCTCCGCGGTGAAGAGGGACTCGCGGCCGGCCTTCGGCGTGAACCAGGACAGCGTGGCCCGGCGGGGGGTCAGTTCCAACGGGAGGAAGGGCAGGAGAGTGCGCTGCCAGGCCCCCGCGGCGACGATCGCCGTACCGACCTCCCAGGTGCGCTCGGCGGTGACGACGAGCACCGAATCGGCCTGCGGGATCACCTCGAGCACGGCCGCGTCGACCACGCGGGCGCCATGCTTCCGCGCGAGCATCCACTCGGTGCGGATGGCGAGTTCCGGCTGGAGGTAGCCGCTCGCCGGATCGATCACCCCGATGTCCCCTGGCTCGATGACGTGCTGCGGGAAGCGGCGGCGCAGTTCCGATTCGTCCAGGTACTCCAGGGGCAGACCGGTCTCAGCGGCGACCTTCTCCAGGCCGGCGATCAGCGGTCCGTCCGGACGCCCGATCGAGAGGCCTCCGGTCATGTGCAGGACGGACTCGCCGCTCTCCGCCTCCAGGTCGCGCCACAGGCCGACGGCCCGCTGCGCCAGGGCGGATTCCTGCGGTCCCTGCGGCGTGACCGACTTGAACACGCGGGAGTAGCCGTGCGACGAGCCGCGGTCGTGGCCCGAGCCGAACTGCTCGAACCCGATCACATCCGCTCCGCGCGCCGCCGCACGCCAGAGGGCGGCACTTCCCGCGGCTCCCAAACCGATTACGCCTACCTGCGCGTCCACTTCGCTCCTCACTGAAAACGACCGGCTTCACCTTTCGGCCGGTCCCTTTCTTGAGGGGTCCGGCGGCGAAGTAACGGAAGTCAAACACAGCAAACCGGAACTAGTCAAGCGGAAACAAGGGGGTAATCAGAACGTAACAGAACACCGCGCGACGGCGGGTCGCGAAGCGGGTCGAGTCAGACGCGTGCGACGCGACCGATGACGGCCTCGAGCTCCGCCGCCTGCTGGACCGACAGACCCGTGTCGGTGATGAGCAGGTTGATGTCGGAGAGTTCGCCATAGCGGCAGAACGAGACGCGTCCGACCTTGCTGTGATCGGCGAGCAGGACGCGGCGGTTGGAGCACCGGAGGGCGGCGCGCTTGGTCTCGGCCTCCGCGATGTCGGGCGTGGTGAGCCCGCGCTCCAGGCTGAGGCCGTTGGTGCCGAGGAACGCGACGTCGACGAAGAGGTCCTCGAGGTTCCTGATGGCCAGCGAGTCGACGCTCCCGAGGGTCACGGAACGCACCCGGCCGCCCAGGATCACGACCGTCGCGGCGGTCGAACGGGTGGCCAGCGACTGGGCTATCGGCAGCGAGTTCGTGACCACGGTGACGGGGAAATCCGCGGGGATGAGGTCGGCCAGGTGGGCTGTCGTCGAGCCGGTCTCGATGAAGATGACACCGCCGGCCGGGATCTCGTCGACCGCGGCGCGCGCGATCCGCTCCTTCTCAGCTGTCCACTCGGTGCGCGCCGTGATCCCGGGCTCGAACGCCGGCGTCTCCACCGGGATGCCCCCTCCGTGGACGCGCACGATGAGACCGTCCGCCTGCAGGGCCGCCAGGTCCTTCCGCACGGTTTCCGGCGTGACTGCGAGCGACTTCGCGGCCGCGTTGACGCGCACGCGTCCGTGCTGCCGGGCCGTCTCGAGAAGCAGTCGCTGCCGCTCCGGTCCAGACAGACGCTCCTCGTCGTCGATCGACGTCATGTCGCCTCCCTCTTCGTGCCCGTTCCATCCGAGCGTTTCACATCTTACGGTTTTGGTTGATTCTTGACGGCTCCGTTCTCGCTGTGCTTTGCTTTGTTTGCTTTGGTTTTGGTTTACGAATGGGGAGGACGGCGGATGACACGATCCGAAGGCGCACGAGCGGAGGCCGGATCGGGCGTCCCCGTACCGGCGATCCTGGTCGTCGGCCCCAACCCCGCCATGGACCGTACCGAGGAACTCTTCGAGTTCCGTCCCCATGAGGTCAACCGCGCTCACCTCAGCAGCCCACGCGCCGGCGGGAAGAGCTTCATCGTCGCGCGTGCTCTGCGCCGCCTCGGGCACGACGTGAGCGCCTACGGCTTCCTCGGCGGAGCGATCGGCCGCTACCTGCGCGACGAGTGCCAGAAGCTCGGCATCCGCGACCGCCATACCGAGATCAGCGATGACACCCGAATCAACACGATCCTGGTGGATGAGCGCACCCGCCTCTCCACGGTCATCAACGAGCCGGGGCCGACCGTCTCCCCCGCCGAGGTGGCAGCGCTCACCTCGTCGCTGGCCGACGATCTGCGTGAGGGGGACCTGCTCGTCCTCACCGGCAGCCTGCCGCGCGGTGCCGGCGACGACTTCTACGCCTCGCTCATCGCGCTGGGCCGCGCACGCGGTGCACGCACCATCGTGGATGCGGACGGCGCGGCGCTCCTCGACGCGGCTGGGGCGATCCCCTGGGCGATCAAGTGCAACGCCCAGGAGTTCACCGCCCTCGCTCCTGACGCCCCTGACGACATCACCGAGGAGGGCGACCGGTCGCGGCTGGTTGCCGCGATGCAGTCGGTCGTGGACACCGGTGTCGCACTCGTCATCGTTACGCTCGGCGCTTCCGGGCTGCTCGCGGTGACGGCCACACACGTCTTCGACGTGAGCGCACCGGACGTCGAGACGAAGAACGCCACCGGATCGGGCGACACCTTCCTCGCCGGTTTCACCGCCTCCCTCGCCGACGGCGCAGAGCTCGCCACAGCCCTGTGCGTCGGCGCGGCCGCGGCGAGCGCGAACGCCGCCGTGCTCATCCCGGACATCGGGCCGGACCCGGACCTCTCGGATCTCCTCGCTCGCACGCACGCCCGCGTCGAGCCGCTCTCGGTGCGGCTGGAGCAGACCGAGCGAGCGAAGCAGGCCGAGCGACCGAAGCAGGCCGAGCGGCTGGGCGCCCGTCCATGATCTTCCTCGGTGTCGACATCGGCACGACCCGTACGAAGGCGCTGACCTACGACACCGTGACGCACGAACGTCACGTCGTCGCCCGGCCGACGCCGGTCATCCCGACCCCCGATGGAGACCTGCGCGACGCCGACGAGGTCGTCCGGACCGTCGTGGACGCGCTCGGCGGCCTTCTCGCCGGGCTCACGGAGGAGGAACTCGCGCGCGTCGCGGGGCTCGGGATCACCTCGCTCAGCGAGGAGGTCGTGCTGGTTGGAGCCGACGGGACGCCGTCGACGCCGATGCCGACCTGGTATCACCAGACCGCCGGACGTTCCGCTGCGCTCGAGGCCGGTCTCGACCCCTCCTTCTCCTGGGCGAAATTGCGGTGGGCTCGCGAGCACGTCGCAACGGACGAGGTCGCGATTGTCACGACTTTGAGCGGCTACGTCGCCGAGCGACTCGTCGGCGGCGACCACTACGCGGTCGACCACTCCCACGCCTCCCGCACCGGGTTCTTCGACGTGCGCGACGCGCGCTGGCTGCCCGACGTCTTCGAAGCCACCGGATGGCGCTCCTCCCTCCTGCCGCCGCTGGTGCCCACCGGCAGCGCGGTCGGAACACTGGACGCCGGGCTCGCCGGCCGTCTCGGCATCCCCGCCTCCGCATCCATCGTCCTCGCCGGCCACGACCACTTCTGCGGCGCGTACGGCATCGGCGTGCGCGGCGACGGCGAGCTCTACGTGTCGGCCGGCACCTCCGAGGCGCACTGCCTGATCGTCGACAGCCTTCCGGATGACCCGCTGCCGCCCGGAATCGGCGTCGGCCGCTTCGTGGACGGCGCGCGGTTCTACCTGCACCGGCAGCTGCCCTCCGGTCACCTCTACCGGCACTGGCGGACGCTGCTCGGCCTCGCCGGCCAGTCGCCGGACGACGAGACGGACGCTCTGGCGGAATGCCCGATCGGATCGCGAGGAGCGGTCCTCGTCCCGGGCATCGACACCGACACCCGGAGCTGGCTGCTCGGGGTGGGGACGGACGCGAACGGTCCGACTGTGCTCCGTGCGCTCTTCGAGGGACTCGCGTGCGCGGCCCTCGACCTGGACGTCGAGCTGGCGGATGTCTCCGGTCACGAGATCACGGCCGTGACCGCGGCGGGAGTCCCGTGCGAGAGCGCCGTCTGGCGCGAGGTGCGGGCCCATCTGACCCCTGCGCCGCTCTCCATCAGCACCGAGACCGAGTCGCCGGCGCTCGGCGCCGCCGTGCTCGCCCAGCGAGCCGTGACCGGCGAGCAGGCCCCGGCTCAGCCGTCGTCGACCATCGCCGTGGACGACCGCCTGCGCGTCGCCTACCGCGCGGTCTACGAGCGCTTCGAGCCGCTGGCCGCCTCGGTCATCCGCTGACCCGATCCACCGCCCGTCTCGCGCCTTCGAAGGGAACCACTATGCGCACGTCACTGCCCACCCGCCCCCTCGGGACCACCGGCCTTCAGCTCACCCGTCTCGGTTTCGGCTCGCTCGCCATGGGAGGGGCCGCCTGGGTCTCCGGCCGTGGGGAGCAGAGCGAGACCGACTCCCTCGCCAGCGCCCGGGCTGCCGTGGAGGCCGGCATCAACTGGATCGACACCGCCCCGGTCTACGGACGCGGCCTGGCCGAAGAGCTGGTCGGCGCGGTGCTGCGGGACTTCCCTGAAGCCGACCGCCCGCTCGTCTTCACCAAGGCGGGCCTCGGCTGGGACGACGCCGACCCGCGCGGTGAGCCCACCCGCACCGGCGACCCTGCGCGCATCCGTGCAGAGGTCGACGACTCGCTCCGCCGGTTGGGCGTCGAGCAGATCGACCTGTACCAGATGCACTGGCCGCCACTCGACGCGTACACCGTGGAGGACTACTGGCCCGTGTTCGCGGAACTGCGCGCTGCCGGGAAGGTGCGCGCGATCGGGCTCTCCAACCACAGTGTCGAGGAGTTGACCGCGGCCGAGCGCATCGCCCACGTCGACTCGATGCAACCGCCCTTCTCGGTGCTCAATCGCGAGGCGGCCGCCGACATCATCCCTGCTTCGGCGGCCAACGGGACCGGGGTCATCGCGTACGCGCCGATGGAGTCCGGCCTTCTGACCGGGGCGTTCACAGCCGAGCGCTCCGCGCGGCTCTCCGAGACGGACTGGCGCCGGAACAGCCCGGACCACACCGGGGAAGGCCTGCGACGAAATCTCCTCGTTGTGGATGCGCTGGCGGCGGTCGCTCGCGAGCGCGGCGTCTCCACGAGCGCCATCGCCGTGGCGTGGACACTCGCGTTCGACGGGGTGACGGGTGCGATCGTCGGCGCGCGGGTGCCCGCGCAGATCGACGACTGGATCGCCGCCGCCTCCCTCGACCTCGAACCCGCGGAGCTCGACCGCATCGCCGACGCCGTCGAGCGGTCCGGCGCCGGTCGCGGTCCGGTCCGAGCGGGAGTGCAGGCATGAGTCTGGTGTCGCCGGCCGACCTCCTCGTCGACGGATCGACGGGGGTCGCCGCCTTCAACGTCATCCTCACCGAGCATCTGGAGGCGTTCGTCGCGGCGGCCGAAGAGCGCTCCTCCGGCCTCATCCTGCAGCTGTCGCAGAACGCCGTTCGCTACCACGGGTCGCTCGAGCCGGTCGGGTCCGCCATCCTCGCC
Coding sequences within:
- the solA gene encoding N-methyl-L-tryptophan oxidase, with protein sequence MRSEVDAQVGVIGLGAAGSAALWRAAARGADVIGFEQFGSGHDRGSSHGYSRVFKSVTPQGPQESALAQRAVGLWRDLEAESGESVLHMTGGLSIGRPDGPLIAGLEKVAAETGLPLEYLDESELRRRFPQHVIEPGDIGVIDPASGYLQPELAIRTEWMLARKHGARVVDAAVLEVIPQADSVLVVTAERTWEVGTAIVAAGAWQRTLLPFLPLELTPRRATLSWFTPKAGRESLFTAETFPAFTHEAIGETGWGLPEFDEYGVKIGLDFTEGYEIVDPSANKKEVEDWELARVRRFVAETLPDLEPVPAYSGGCMITMTPDEEFTIGIPADHPRLVVLSACSGRGFKMSAANGDVAAQLALTGETDLDLSLFSPDRFSAGATPSTTSTTTIGATK
- a CDS encoding DeoR/GlpR family DNA-binding transcription regulator, producing MTSIDDEERLSGPERQRLLLETARQHGRVRVNAAAKSLAVTPETVRKDLAALQADGLIVRVHGGGIPVETPAFEPGITARTEWTAEKERIARAAVDEIPAGGVIFIETGSTTAHLADLIPADFPVTVVTNSLPIAQSLATRSTAATVVILGGRVRSVTLGSVDSLAIRNLEDLFVDVAFLGTNGLSLERGLTTPDIAEAETKRAALRCSNRRVLLADHSKVGRVSFCRYGELSDINLLITDTGLSVQQAAELEAVIGRVARV
- a CDS encoding hexose kinase, with translation MTRSEGARAEAGSGVPVPAILVVGPNPAMDRTEELFEFRPHEVNRAHLSSPRAGGKSFIVARALRRLGHDVSAYGFLGGAIGRYLRDECQKLGIRDRHTEISDDTRINTILVDERTRLSTVINEPGPTVSPAEVAALTSSLADDLREGDLLVLTGSLPRGAGDDFYASLIALGRARGARTIVDADGAALLDAAGAIPWAIKCNAQEFTALAPDAPDDITEEGDRSRLVAAMQSVVDTGVALVIVTLGASGLLAVTATHVFDVSAPDVETKNATGSGDTFLAGFTASLADGAELATALCVGAAAASANAAVLIPDIGPDPDLSDLLARTHARVEPLSVRLEQTERAKQAERPKQAERLGARP
- a CDS encoding FGGY family carbohydrate kinase, whose amino-acid sequence is MIFLGVDIGTTRTKALTYDTVTHERHVVARPTPVIPTPDGDLRDADEVVRTVVDALGGLLAGLTEEELARVAGLGITSLSEEVVLVGADGTPSTPMPTWYHQTAGRSAALEAGLDPSFSWAKLRWAREHVATDEVAIVTTLSGYVAERLVGGDHYAVDHSHASRTGFFDVRDARWLPDVFEATGWRSSLLPPLVPTGSAVGTLDAGLAGRLGIPASASIVLAGHDHFCGAYGIGVRGDGELYVSAGTSEAHCLIVDSLPDDPLPPGIGVGRFVDGARFYLHRQLPSGHLYRHWRTLLGLAGQSPDDETDALAECPIGSRGAVLVPGIDTDTRSWLLGVGTDANGPTVLRALFEGLACAALDLDVELADVSGHEITAVTAAGVPCESAVWREVRAHLTPAPLSISTETESPALGAAVLAQRAVTGEQAPAQPSSTIAVDDRLRVAYRAVYERFEPLAASVIR
- a CDS encoding aldo/keto reductase, whose translation is MRTSLPTRPLGTTGLQLTRLGFGSLAMGGAAWVSGRGEQSETDSLASARAAVEAGINWIDTAPVYGRGLAEELVGAVLRDFPEADRPLVFTKAGLGWDDADPRGEPTRTGDPARIRAEVDDSLRRLGVEQIDLYQMHWPPLDAYTVEDYWPVFAELRAAGKVRAIGLSNHSVEELTAAERIAHVDSMQPPFSVLNREAAADIIPASAANGTGVIAYAPMESGLLTGAFTAERSARLSETDWRRNSPDHTGEGLRRNLLVVDALAAVARERGVSTSAIAVAWTLAFDGVTGAIVGARVPAQIDDWIAAASLDLEPAELDRIADAVERSGAGRGPVRAGVQA